Proteins co-encoded in one Acidisarcina sp. genomic window:
- a CDS encoding ABC transporter ATP-binding protein, which produces MAAPSSSAITVRDLTKSFAGVCAVDHLSFDVQPGEIFGLVGPDGAGKTTTLRMLAGIMLPDEGGATVAGVDVVRTPEAAKHDLSYMPQRFGLYEDLTVTENIRFYADLFGVKRAERDTRAAQLLQAAGMSEFPKRLAGNLSGGMKQKLGLVCALIHRPRIVLLDEPTTGVDPVSRRDFWRILYELISEGIAILTSTAYLDEAERCHRVALLHQGKLLFCDTPDNLKMKFGKDVLSIPSSDARRAHQELEHAEGISSLILTGDGVHVVVDNAGRRIPEFENRLRNSGIPYDAIRQVTPTIEDLFVDAVTSGQGVSPHD; this is translated from the coding sequence ATGGCAGCTCCTTCGTCATCCGCGATCACGGTTCGCGATCTCACAAAGAGCTTCGCTGGAGTCTGCGCCGTCGATCATCTCTCGTTCGATGTGCAGCCCGGAGAGATCTTCGGCCTGGTCGGACCGGATGGCGCAGGCAAAACAACAACTCTGCGCATGCTCGCCGGCATCATGCTGCCAGACGAAGGCGGAGCCACTGTCGCCGGCGTTGATGTGGTGCGCACTCCGGAGGCTGCCAAACACGACCTTAGCTACATGCCGCAGCGGTTCGGCTTATACGAGGACCTCACCGTCACCGAAAACATTCGCTTCTATGCCGATCTCTTTGGCGTAAAAAGAGCAGAACGAGACACGCGTGCTGCGCAACTGCTTCAGGCCGCGGGGATGAGCGAGTTCCCCAAGCGCCTTGCTGGAAATCTTTCCGGCGGAATGAAACAGAAACTGGGACTCGTCTGCGCCCTGATTCATCGGCCCAGGATTGTTCTTCTCGACGAGCCTACAACCGGCGTCGATCCGGTTTCACGCAGGGATTTCTGGCGCATTCTCTATGAGCTCATCTCCGAAGGTATCGCCATCCTCACATCGACTGCTTACCTGGATGAGGCAGAGCGCTGCCATCGTGTCGCATTGTTGCATCAAGGCAAGCTGCTCTTCTGCGACACTCCAGACAATCTAAAGATGAAGTTTGGAAAAGACGTGCTGTCGATTCCATCCTCGGATGCACGCCGCGCCCATCAAGAACTAGAACATGCGGAGGGAATCTCGAGTCTGATCCTGACTGGCGATGGCGTGCACGTAGTCGTAGACAATGCTGGCCGTCGCATCCCGGAATTCGAGAATCGGCTGCGCAACTCTGGCATTCCTTACGATGCAATCCGTCAGGTTACGCCAACCATCGAAGACCTCTTCGTGGATGCTGTAACGAGTGGGCAAGGAGTATCGCCCCATGACTGA
- a CDS encoding ABC transporter ATP-binding protein, giving the protein MTENGNSVVVDNLVKKFGDFVAVDHISLETRKGEIFGFLGPNGAGKSTTIRMLCGLLRPTSGRAVVAGFDVSRAPEMVRQNIGYMSQKFSLYNDLKVIENLRLFAGLYEVRSSELKARIDWALEMANLKGREDSLVSTLPGGWKQRLALGCAVLHKPPVLFLDEPTSGVDPISRRQFWDLIHQMSGEGVTVFVTTHYMEEAEYCNRLALIFRGKMVALGTPSELKQKSMTGDLLLVECEPLGPAVEALQSAPDVLDAAVFGNALHLVVKHADAAIPAVKGYLRNHGVTVRRVETIRPSLEDVFVALTAESKPS; this is encoded by the coding sequence ATGACTGAGAACGGCAACTCCGTCGTGGTCGACAATCTCGTGAAGAAATTTGGAGATTTCGTGGCTGTCGATCACATCAGCCTGGAAACACGGAAAGGCGAAATCTTTGGCTTTCTCGGCCCGAATGGCGCAGGCAAGTCCACGACGATTCGAATGCTCTGCGGCCTGCTTCGGCCCACCTCTGGCCGAGCCGTGGTTGCAGGCTTTGATGTCAGCCGCGCTCCTGAGATGGTTCGACAGAACATCGGCTACATGTCGCAAAAGTTTTCGCTCTATAACGATCTTAAGGTCATCGAAAACCTTCGCCTCTTTGCCGGTCTCTATGAAGTTCGTTCCAGCGAACTCAAAGCACGCATCGATTGGGCTCTCGAGATGGCGAATCTGAAGGGCCGGGAGGATTCCCTCGTAAGCACGCTTCCCGGCGGTTGGAAGCAACGTCTTGCCCTCGGATGCGCCGTCTTGCATAAGCCACCTGTCCTATTTCTTGACGAGCCTACCTCCGGTGTCGATCCTATCTCGCGCCGCCAGTTCTGGGATCTGATCCACCAGATGTCGGGAGAAGGTGTGACGGTCTTCGTCACCACCCACTACATGGAAGAGGCAGAATACTGCAACCGGCTCGCACTGATTTTTCGCGGCAAAATGGTCGCGCTCGGCACTCCTTCAGAACTCAAGCAGAAATCGATGACAGGAGATTTGCTGTTGGTCGAATGCGAGCCGCTCGGTCCGGCGGTGGAAGCATTGCAATCCGCTCCAGATGTCCTCGATGCAGCTGTCTTTGGAAATGCGCTGCACCTGGTTGTGAAGCATGCCGATGCCGCAATACCCGCAGTGAAAGGCTATCTGCGAAACCATGGTGTGACCGTAAGACGCGTCGAGACGATTCGTCCCAGCCTGGAGGACGTCTTCGTCGCTCTCACCGCGGAGTCAAAACCGTCATGA